In the Panulirus ornatus isolate Po-2019 chromosome 57, ASM3632096v1, whole genome shotgun sequence genome, one interval contains:
- the LOC139766156 gene encoding glutamate receptor ionotropic, delta-2-like isoform X1 — MLKEGKGPSSGAVAGKGMSWELMMALASYFNFTPRPLVANDNIIGLRDKAGQWMGAIDLLEQEKAELTLLPVTMTDARQEAVDFSFLLGTTTFGILVKRPGYAPKPDALLRPFTLEVWWWILGATAVMGPLIYFIIVIRVRLCKGDPTLTRIFPFDQCVWFVYGAMMKQGSMLKPISDSSRILFATWWLFIMIVTSFYTANLTAFLTFNGLKLPIQKVGDLKTSDDLIWLAFKDGALVEIISTHPKLKILRDLQAEGRGRFIESREEALSLVRTNKYVYIDDMQVLDHLIQEDFKHQRRKKENETCSFYTAPLLTDKDFTFWYGYGFKKNSQYTELFNGFFRRLSFFGILNFLHNNATSSSPVCTLPKGFKDRRLQNKDLLTTYVLGFAGIVSSFIVLGCEFILRRRYKKKTKHTHAGRPPSTSTKVTPFNIQNLDWSSNLPPLPNTRPRTPFELRYPQYVRGRKNHHVPRGDYYGRGSVQGSRNYPRDSSQRMENMVLQGGRNPFLIPGKINNLSVLWDQRSSKLILQDVTKLSGNVVYAEGVPYAVMQYKDKDGLKMQKMILSDLI; from the exons ATGCTGAAGGAAGGCAAAGGACCTTCGTCAGGAGCCGTGGCAGGCAAGGGCATGAGCTGGGAGCTGATGATGGCCCTCGCCTCGTACTTCAACTTCACACCGAGGCCCCTGGTGGCCAACGATAACATcataggcttgagggacaaggcaGGCCAGTGGATGGGCGCCATAGACCTGCTGGAACAGGAG AAGGCTGAGCTGACGCTGCTGCCGGTGACGATGACGGACGCGAGGCAGGAGGCCGTGGACTTCTCCTTCCTGCTGGGGACCACAACCTTTGGCATCCTCGTTAAGAGACCTGGCTATGCCCCCAAGCCAGATGCTCTCTTGAGACCCTTCACTCTTGAG gtgtggtggtggattcTTGGAGCTACGGCAGTCATGGGTCCcctcatctacttcatcatcgTGATCCGGGTCCGGCTCTGCAAGGGAGACCCGACCCTCACCCGGATCTTCCCCttcgaccagtgtgtgtggttcGTTTATGGCGCCATGATGAAGCAGGGAAGCATGCTCAAGCCTATCTCAG ACTCGTCCCGCATCCTCTTCGCCACCTGGTGGCTCTTCATCATGATCGTAACCTCCTTCTACACGGCCAACCTCACCGCCTTCCTCACCTTCAACGGCCTCAAGCTGCCCATACAGAAGGTGGGCGACCTCAAAACCTCAGACGACCTCATCTGGCTCGCCTTCAAGGACGGCGCCCTTGTCGAAATCATCTCG ACGCACCCGAAGCTCAAAATCCTGAGAGACCTGCAGGCTGAAGGCAGAGGGCGCTTCATCGAGTCGAGGGAGGAAGCCCTCTCCCTCGTCAGAACCAaca AATACGTATACATCGACGACATGCAGGTGCTGGACCACCTGATCCAAGAAGACTTCAAGCACCAgcggaggaagaaggagaacgaGACGTGCAGCTTCTACACCGCTCCTCTCCTCACTGACAAGGACTTCACCTTCTGGTATGGCTACGGGTTCAAGAAGAATAGCCAGTACACGGAGCTCTTTAATGGCTT CTTCCGCCGCCTCTCCTTCTTCGGGATCCTCAACTTCCTACACAACAACGCCACCTCCAGCAGCCCCGTGTGTACGCTGCCCAAGGGCTTCAAGGACCGCCGCCTGCAGAACAAGGACCTTTTGACCACCTACGTCCTAGGATTCGCCGGCATCGTGTCGTCCTTCATCGTCCTGGGATGCGAGTTCATACTCCG GAGGCGATATAAGAAGAAGACCAAGCACACTCACGCGGGTCGCCCTCCAAGCACAAGCACCAAGGTCACGCCCTTCAACATCCAGAACCTCGACTGGAGCAGCAACCTCCCACCCTTACCGAACACCAGACCCAGAACCCCCTTCGAACTCCGCTACCCGCAGTATGTCAGAGGCAGGAAGAACCACCACGTCCCCAGGGGTGATTACTACGGCAGGGGATCTGTCCAAGGAAGCCGTAACTACCCGAGGGACAGCTCACAGAGGATGGAAAACATGGTCCTACAGGGAGGCAGGAATCCATTCCTGATCCCAGGTAAAATCAATAACCTTAGCGTCCTGTGGGACCAGCGGAGTAGTAAGCTTATCTTACAGGACGTGACGAAGCTGAGTGGCAACGTCGTGTACGCGGAGGGCGTCCCCTACGCCGTGATGCAGTACAAGGATAAGGACGGGCTCAAGATGCAGAAGATGATCCTCAGTGACCTCATATAG
- the LOC139766156 gene encoding glutamate receptor ionotropic, delta-2-like isoform X2, producing MLKEGKGPSSGAVAGKGMSWELMMALASYFNFTPRPLVANDNIIGLRDKAGQWMGAIDLLEQEKAELTLLPVTMTDARQEAVDFSFLLGTTTFGILVKRPGYAPKPDALLRPFTLEVWWWILGATAVMGPLIYFIIVIRVRLCKGDPTLTRIFPFDQCVWFVYGAMMKQGSMLKPISDSSRILFATWWLFIMIVTSFYTANLTAFLTFNGLKLPIQKVGDLKTSDDLIWLAFKDGALVEIISTHPKLKILRDLQAEGRGRFIESREEALSLVRTNKYVYIDDMQVLDHLIQEDFKHQRRKKENETCSFYTAPLLTDKDFTFWYGYGFKKNSQYTELFNGFFRRLSFFGILNFLHNNATSSSPVCTLPKGFKDRRLQNKDLLTTYVLGFAGIVSSFIVLGCEFILRRRYKKKTKHTHAGRPPSTSTKVTPFNIQNLDWSSNLPPLPNTRPRTPFELRYPQYVRGRKNHHVPRGDYYGRGSVQGSRNYPRDSSQRMENMVLQGGRNPFLIPASG from the exons ATGCTGAAGGAAGGCAAAGGACCTTCGTCAGGAGCCGTGGCAGGCAAGGGCATGAGCTGGGAGCTGATGATGGCCCTCGCCTCGTACTTCAACTTCACACCGAGGCCCCTGGTGGCCAACGATAACATcataggcttgagggacaaggcaGGCCAGTGGATGGGCGCCATAGACCTGCTGGAACAGGAG AAGGCTGAGCTGACGCTGCTGCCGGTGACGATGACGGACGCGAGGCAGGAGGCCGTGGACTTCTCCTTCCTGCTGGGGACCACAACCTTTGGCATCCTCGTTAAGAGACCTGGCTATGCCCCCAAGCCAGATGCTCTCTTGAGACCCTTCACTCTTGAG gtgtggtggtggattcTTGGAGCTACGGCAGTCATGGGTCCcctcatctacttcatcatcgTGATCCGGGTCCGGCTCTGCAAGGGAGACCCGACCCTCACCCGGATCTTCCCCttcgaccagtgtgtgtggttcGTTTATGGCGCCATGATGAAGCAGGGAAGCATGCTCAAGCCTATCTCAG ACTCGTCCCGCATCCTCTTCGCCACCTGGTGGCTCTTCATCATGATCGTAACCTCCTTCTACACGGCCAACCTCACCGCCTTCCTCACCTTCAACGGCCTCAAGCTGCCCATACAGAAGGTGGGCGACCTCAAAACCTCAGACGACCTCATCTGGCTCGCCTTCAAGGACGGCGCCCTTGTCGAAATCATCTCG ACGCACCCGAAGCTCAAAATCCTGAGAGACCTGCAGGCTGAAGGCAGAGGGCGCTTCATCGAGTCGAGGGAGGAAGCCCTCTCCCTCGTCAGAACCAaca AATACGTATACATCGACGACATGCAGGTGCTGGACCACCTGATCCAAGAAGACTTCAAGCACCAgcggaggaagaaggagaacgaGACGTGCAGCTTCTACACCGCTCCTCTCCTCACTGACAAGGACTTCACCTTCTGGTATGGCTACGGGTTCAAGAAGAATAGCCAGTACACGGAGCTCTTTAATGGCTT CTTCCGCCGCCTCTCCTTCTTCGGGATCCTCAACTTCCTACACAACAACGCCACCTCCAGCAGCCCCGTGTGTACGCTGCCCAAGGGCTTCAAGGACCGCCGCCTGCAGAACAAGGACCTTTTGACCACCTACGTCCTAGGATTCGCCGGCATCGTGTCGTCCTTCATCGTCCTGGGATGCGAGTTCATACTCCG GAGGCGATATAAGAAGAAGACCAAGCACACTCACGCGGGTCGCCCTCCAAGCACAAGCACCAAGGTCACGCCCTTCAACATCCAGAACCTCGACTGGAGCAGCAACCTCCCACCCTTACCGAACACCAGACCCAGAACCCCCTTCGAACTCCGCTACCCGCAGTATGTCAGAGGCAGGAAGAACCACCACGTCCCCAGGGGTGATTACTACGGCAGGGGATCTGTCCAAGGAAGCCGTAACTACCCGAGGGACAGCTCACAGAGGATGGAAAACATGGTCCTACAGGGAGGCAGGAATCCATTCCTGATCCCAG CCAGTGGATGA